The proteins below are encoded in one region of Gammaproteobacteria bacterium:
- a CDS encoding TolC family outer membrane protein encodes MPSALAGTLRQAFAQAYASNASIRAGEAELRAAGFGVESAQAGYKPQINFEAGVGTAHTDLASPFFPISTYPQNTRTAGLVITQPLYTGGQTSAQVNAASAAQSAQQAKLSATEEQVFMQVVQSYSGVLRDQAVVKLDQNNLVVLNQQLQAAQAEFQNGEVTHTDVAQAEARVAGAQAALIQARGSLTESRAAYLRVVGIEPQGLEQPPLPVPLPESETQAVQLSAQNFSVLAARFAQNAADQQVQAAAGQQRPQIALTGQLLEARDPQIGFSRIDTRSIMLTLSVPIYSGGALSAQKHAAEQRAQASRDDLVDAQRQAQLEAINAWQAYQTANARLTAIQSQVQAEEIAARGVRDEQAVGERTTIDVLNADQELLNARVDQIRAQRDQLVAAYALQAATGKLTANALNLQELNNGQPRG; translated from the coding sequence ATGCCATCCGCATTGGCCGGCACGTTGCGCCAGGCGTTTGCCCAGGCTTACGCCAGCAATGCTTCCATCCGGGCCGGCGAGGCCGAGCTGCGTGCCGCGGGATTCGGCGTGGAGTCGGCCCAGGCCGGGTACAAGCCACAGATCAATTTCGAGGCGGGTGTCGGCACCGCCCATACCGATTTGGCATCGCCGTTTTTCCCGATCAGCACCTACCCGCAGAACACCCGCACCGCCGGACTGGTTATCACGCAACCGCTTTACACCGGCGGGCAGACTTCAGCGCAGGTAAACGCCGCGAGCGCAGCGCAGTCCGCGCAGCAGGCGAAACTGAGCGCCACCGAAGAGCAGGTCTTCATGCAGGTCGTGCAGTCCTACAGCGGCGTGCTGCGCGATCAGGCGGTCGTCAAGCTTGATCAGAACAATCTCGTGGTCCTCAACCAGCAACTGCAGGCCGCACAGGCGGAATTCCAGAATGGCGAGGTCACGCACACCGATGTCGCGCAGGCCGAGGCGCGTGTGGCAGGCGCGCAGGCCGCGCTCATCCAGGCGCGGGGTTCGCTGACCGAATCGCGCGCCGCGTATCTGCGCGTGGTGGGCATCGAACCACAGGGACTCGAGCAGCCGCCGTTGCCGGTACCACTCCCCGAAAGCGAGACCCAAGCGGTGCAACTTTCCGCGCAGAACTTTTCCGTGCTGGCGGCGCGCTTTGCCCAGAACGCCGCCGACCAGCAGGTACAGGCGGCGGCTGGCCAACAGCGCCCGCAAATCGCGCTCACTGGCCAGTTGCTCGAAGCCCGCGATCCGCAAATCGGTTTCAGCCGCATAGACACCCGCTCCATCATGCTCACGCTGTCGGTACCCATTTATTCCGGCGGCGCACTGAGCGCACAAAAGCACGCCGCCGAACAACGCGCCCAAGCCAGCCGGGACGATCTCGTTGACGCACAGCGTCAGGCGCAGCTTGAGGCGATCAATGCCTGGCAGGCGTACCAGACCGCCAACGCCCGGCTGACCGCGATCCAAAGCCAGGTGCAAGCCGAGGAGATCGCTGCGCGTGGCGTGCGCGATGAGCAGGCCGTAGGCGAGCGCACCACCATTGATGTGCTGAATGCCGATCAGGAGTTGCTGAATGCGCGCGTGGATCAGATTCGTGCGCAACGCGACCAGCTGGTGGCCGCCTATGCCCTGCAGGCGGCGACCGGCAAGCTGACCGCCAATGCCTTGAATCTGCAGGAGCTGAACAATGGCCAGCCGCGCGGCTGA
- a CDS encoding HlyD family secretion protein has protein sequence MVNFKNLLGNSRLRRLLLMVALPVIIILLGLWYWAHTSRYVSTDNAYVYANQVSVTPQVSGRVITVPVVQNEAVIPGQVLIEIDPAPFKLALDGDNAKLKTVGDQIRAQTQALRAAQAELQGAQANVAFLQREVQRKTNLAKRDVVPAAQLDDIKTNLTMAEQKAVAVKAQIAQIEANLGGNASQPITQQPAYQQALATRDKAALELSYTTIKAAAAGVVTQVSVKPGDVVTAGRPVFALVMSGDRWVDANFKETQLTHVKVGDRADISVDTYPHHEWQGTVVSISPGTGSVFSVLPPQNATGNWVKVVQRIPVRILIDTRADGPDLRAGMSAEVTIDTHYSLFGGAPKAGMARN, from the coding sequence ATGGTCAATTTCAAGAATCTTTTGGGCAATTCGCGCCTGCGCCGCCTGCTGCTCATGGTGGCGCTGCCGGTGATCATTATTCTTCTCGGCCTCTGGTACTGGGCACACACCTCACGTTACGTAAGCACGGACAACGCCTATGTGTACGCCAACCAGGTCAGCGTCACGCCACAGGTTTCGGGGCGCGTGATAACGGTGCCCGTGGTCCAGAACGAGGCCGTCATCCCCGGCCAAGTGCTGATCGAGATAGACCCGGCGCCGTTCAAGCTGGCGCTGGACGGCGACAATGCAAAACTGAAAACCGTGGGCGATCAGATCCGCGCCCAGACCCAGGCGCTGCGCGCCGCGCAAGCCGAACTGCAGGGTGCGCAAGCCAACGTCGCATTCCTGCAGCGCGAGGTGCAGCGCAAGACCAACCTCGCCAAAAGAGATGTGGTGCCTGCCGCGCAACTGGATGATATCAAGACCAATCTGACGATGGCGGAACAGAAAGCCGTGGCGGTCAAGGCACAGATTGCCCAGATCGAAGCCAACCTCGGCGGCAATGCAAGCCAGCCGATCACGCAACAGCCTGCTTACCAGCAGGCACTCGCAACGCGCGATAAGGCCGCGCTGGAACTTTCCTATACCACCATCAAGGCGGCCGCCGCGGGCGTGGTCACACAGGTCAGCGTCAAGCCCGGCGACGTGGTCACCGCGGGGCGCCCGGTGTTCGCGCTGGTCATGAGCGGCGACCGCTGGGTGGATGCCAACTTCAAAGAAACGCAGTTGACTCACGTGAAGGTCGGCGACCGCGCGGACATCAGCGTGGACACTTACCCGCACCACGAATGGCAAGGCACGGTGGTGAGCATCTCACCGGGCACCGGCTCGGTGTTTTCGGTGCTGCCACCGCAGAATGCCACCGGCAACTGGGTGAAAGTGGTACAGCGCATCCCGGTGCGCATTCTGATCGATACTCGTGCGGACGGTCCGGACCTGCGCGCCGGTATGAGCGCGGAAGTCACCATTGACACGCACTACAGCCTGTTCGGTGGCGCGCCCAAAGCCGGGATGGCACGCAATTAG
- a CDS encoding Cof-type HAD-IIB family hydrolase, producing MSPTAIRLMLADVDGTLVTSTKALTPRAIAAVRALRKAGILFSVTSGRPPRGMAMLIKPLQLDMPIAAFNGGALVAPDMTVIERRVVPEHLVRPIVELMSGFKLDIWIYQGTDWFVRNADGPHVAREAATVQFQPKVMHDIDRLTDDVLKIVGVSDDHDAVARAAADAHDRFGDHVAASASQPYYLDVTHPDANKGAVAKYLAARYQLSVDEIATIGDMPNDVLMFAHSGLSIAMGNADPQVKRAARRITADNNHDGFAEAVERFVLGRASPAKT from the coding sequence ATGAGCCCCACTGCAATCCGCCTGATGCTTGCCGATGTCGACGGTACGCTGGTCACGAGCACGAAGGCTCTGACTCCGCGCGCCATCGCCGCGGTGCGCGCGCTGCGCAAGGCCGGGATCCTCTTCAGCGTCACCAGCGGACGGCCGCCGCGTGGCATGGCGATGCTCATCAAGCCCCTGCAACTGGACATGCCCATCGCGGCGTTCAACGGTGGCGCCCTCGTGGCGCCCGACATGACGGTGATTGAACGGCGCGTAGTCCCCGAACATCTGGTCCGGCCCATCGTCGAACTCATGAGTGGATTCAAGCTCGACATCTGGATATACCAGGGCACCGATTGGTTCGTGCGCAACGCAGACGGGCCACACGTGGCGCGTGAAGCCGCGACCGTGCAATTCCAGCCCAAGGTCATGCACGACATTGACCGGCTGACCGACGACGTGTTGAAAATCGTCGGCGTCAGCGATGATCATGACGCGGTGGCACGCGCGGCCGCTGACGCGCACGACCGCTTCGGCGATCATGTGGCCGCGTCCGCGTCCCAGCCCTATTACCTCGACGTGACCCATCCCGACGCCAACAAGGGCGCGGTGGCAAAGTACCTTGCAGCCCGCTACCAGCTTTCCGTTGACGAAATTGCCACCATTGGCGACATGCCCAATGACGTACTGATGTTCGCGCATTCGGGACTTTCCATCGCGATGGGCAACGCCGACCCGCAGGTGAAGCGTGCCGCGCGGCGCATCACCGCGGACAACAACCACGACGGTTTCGCCGAGGCCGTGGAGCGCTTCGTGCTTGGGCGCGCTTCCCCCGCCAAGACCTGA
- a CDS encoding DHA2 family efflux MFS transporter permease subunit: MNLSLPGSASGKPHTAMITLAVMLGTFMQVLDTTIANVALPNMQGSLNATQDQIAWVLTSYIVGSAIMTPPTGWLAGRFGRKRVYLISMLGFMAASFLCGTATTLTEMVLLRTLQGLFGAAMVPISQAILLDTWPREKHTQAMAIFGVGVVLGPVIGPVLGAYLTEYYSWRWVFFINIPVGIVAVLMTLAYVRETAINKIRTFDAWGFLFMSVAIGALQLMLDRGERQDWFNAASTLIELALVLIGLWLFFVYTYRKKNSYIDLSLFKDRNFVLNNVLGFLLFLCMYAIMALIPPFVQNLLDYPVIIAGLVLMPRGVGTMISFVLVGKFSNKFSPRVVMLTGLVILAFSLYEMYHFNTQVDTWFITWTSFVQGIGIGLVMVPMFTAAFATLPAAQRTEGTGVFNLIRNIGGSFGISIAFTLLSRSTQISHQVLATHITPYSQALQLSPLSASMSLHNTRDLAMLNGVVTRQAAMIGFNNDFMLMMIVSLAAIPLVLLMRPPKPVPGGAPHHPVVAD; encoded by the coding sequence ATGAATCTCAGTCTGCCCGGCTCCGCAAGCGGCAAGCCGCACACCGCGATGATCACGCTCGCGGTGATGCTCGGCACCTTCATGCAGGTGCTCGACACCACCATCGCCAACGTGGCGCTGCCCAACATGCAGGGCAGCCTGAACGCCACTCAAGACCAGATTGCCTGGGTGCTGACCTCCTATATAGTGGGTTCGGCCATCATGACGCCGCCCACCGGCTGGCTCGCCGGCCGCTTTGGCCGGAAGCGCGTTTATCTGATTAGCATGCTCGGATTCATGGCGGCGTCGTTTCTGTGCGGCACCGCGACCACGCTCACGGAAATGGTGCTGCTGCGTACCCTCCAAGGCCTGTTCGGCGCCGCCATGGTGCCGATCTCGCAGGCCATCCTGCTCGACACCTGGCCGCGCGAAAAACACACCCAGGCCATGGCGATTTTCGGCGTGGGTGTGGTGCTGGGACCGGTCATCGGCCCGGTGCTGGGCGCGTATCTCACTGAATACTATTCCTGGCGCTGGGTGTTCTTCATCAACATTCCCGTCGGCATCGTGGCGGTACTTATGACACTCGCCTACGTGCGAGAAACCGCGATCAACAAAATCCGCACTTTTGATGCGTGGGGTTTCCTGTTCATGAGCGTCGCCATCGGCGCGCTGCAACTGATGCTGGACCGCGGCGAGCGCCAGGATTGGTTCAATGCAGCCAGTACCCTCATTGAGCTGGCGTTGGTACTCATTGGCCTGTGGTTGTTCTTCGTGTACACCTACAGAAAAAAGAACTCCTACATAGACTTGAGCCTGTTCAAGGACCGGAATTTCGTGCTCAACAACGTGCTGGGATTCCTGCTGTTCCTGTGCATGTACGCCATCATGGCGCTTATTCCCCCGTTCGTGCAGAACCTGCTGGACTATCCGGTCATCATCGCCGGATTGGTGCTCATGCCGCGCGGCGTCGGTACCATGATTTCATTCGTGCTGGTGGGCAAGTTCTCGAACAAATTCAGCCCGCGTGTGGTCATGCTCACGGGTCTGGTGATCCTGGCGTTCTCGCTTTACGAGATGTACCACTTCAACACCCAGGTGGATACCTGGTTCATCACCTGGACCAGTTTCGTGCAGGGCATCGGCATCGGCCTGGTGATGGTGCCGATGTTCACCGCGGCGTTTGCCACGCTGCCGGCCGCGCAGCGCACCGAGGGCACTGGTGTGTTCAACCTGATCCGCAACATCGGCGGGAGTTTCGGCATTTCCATCGCCTTTACGCTGCTGTCGCGCAGCACCCAGATCAGCCATCAGGTGCTTGCTACCCACATCACGCCCTACAGTCAGGCTCTGCAGCTCTCGCCGCTGAGCGCCAGCATGAGCCTGCACAACACCCGTGACCTGGCCATGCTTAACGGCGTGGTCACGCGCCAGGCCGCCATGATCGGTTTCAACAACGACTTCATGCTGATGATGATCGTGAGCCTCGCCGCCATTCCGCTGGTGCTGCTGATGCGTCCGCCCAAACCAGTGCCGGGCGGGGCGCCGCATCACCCGGTAGTGGCCGACTGA
- a CDS encoding DHA2 family efflux MFS transporter permease subunit, with translation MIFRAAANKTHTGMITLAVMLGTLLQVLDTTIVNVSLPEMQGSLSADQDQISWVLTSYIIGAAIMTPPTGWLAGRFGRRRVFLVSMIGFLCASFLCGTATSLAEIVVLRVIQGLFGAAMVPISQAIMLDTWPREKHGMAMAIFGIGLMLGPIIGPVLGAYLTEDYSWRWVFFINIPIGALAILLTLTYVKKTAINLARKFDGWGFLFLSVAIGALQMMLDRGEQKDWFTSAEILIEFGLVVIGTWLFFTHSYKRDHPYIDLTLFRDRNYVVGNIIGFIVFVTLFSTLSLLPQLMQEVLAYPVILTGLILAPRGIGTMISMMVVGRMSTKIDPRFNMAAGIVIMALGTYFMSGFDTQIGIWPLVWTGFLQGVGMGQVFVPLTTVMFSTLPPQQRTEGTGVYNLIRNIGGSLGISIGFTLLARYIQVNHAVIGGHITPYSQALQALPAQMNLGSAHSLAALNDIINQQAAMISFNNDFLLMSVLSVIALPLVFLMKRPIYSKPPGGPGAAADSTAPARAPLPGRENVPATANVSD, from the coding sequence GTGATATTCCGCGCCGCCGCCAACAAGACCCATACCGGCATGATCACCCTCGCGGTGATGCTCGGCACCCTGCTGCAGGTGCTGGACACCACCATCGTCAACGTGTCGCTGCCGGAGATGCAGGGCTCGCTGTCCGCGGATCAGGACCAGATTTCCTGGGTGCTCACGTCCTACATCATCGGCGCGGCCATCATGACGCCGCCCACCGGCTGGCTCGCCGGCCGCTTCGGCCGCCGCCGCGTGTTTCTGGTGAGCATGATCGGATTCTTGTGTGCCTCGTTTCTGTGCGGCACGGCCACCTCGCTCGCCGAAATCGTGGTGTTGCGCGTGATCCAGGGCCTGTTCGGCGCCGCCATGGTGCCGATTTCGCAGGCCATCATGCTGGACACCTGGCCGCGCGAAAAACACGGCATGGCCATGGCGATATTCGGCATCGGCCTGATGCTCGGCCCGATCATCGGGCCGGTGCTCGGCGCCTACCTCACCGAGGATTATTCCTGGCGCTGGGTGTTCTTCATCAACATCCCGATCGGCGCGCTGGCCATCCTGCTCACGCTCACCTATGTGAAGAAGACCGCCATCAATCTTGCGCGCAAATTCGATGGCTGGGGCTTCCTGTTCCTGAGCGTCGCCATCGGTGCGCTGCAGATGATGCTCGACCGCGGTGAACAGAAAGACTGGTTCACCTCCGCGGAAATCCTCATCGAGTTCGGACTGGTGGTCATCGGCACGTGGCTGTTCTTCACCCACAGCTACAAGAGGGACCACCCCTACATTGACCTGACCCTGTTCCGTGACCGCAACTACGTAGTCGGCAACATAATCGGTTTCATCGTGTTCGTGACGCTGTTTTCCACGCTGTCGCTGCTGCCGCAGCTCATGCAGGAGGTGCTGGCTTACCCCGTGATTCTCACCGGCTTGATCCTCGCACCCCGCGGCATCGGCACCATGATTTCCATGATGGTCGTCGGCCGCATGTCAACCAAAATCGATCCGCGCTTCAATATGGCCGCCGGCATCGTCATCATGGCGCTGGGCACGTATTTCATGAGCGGATTCGACACCCAGATCGGGATCTGGCCGCTCGTGTGGACAGGCTTCTTGCAGGGCGTCGGCATGGGCCAGGTGTTCGTGCCGCTCACCACCGTGATGTTCTCCACGTTGCCGCCTCAGCAGCGCACCGAGGGCACCGGGGTTTACAACCTGATCCGCAACATCGGCGGCAGCTTGGGGATTTCCATCGGATTCACTCTTCTGGCCCGTTACATTCAGGTCAACCATGCGGTCATCGGCGGCCACATTACCCCCTACAGTCAGGCGCTGCAGGCGCTCCCGGCCCAGATGAATCTCGGCAGTGCGCACAGCCTTGCCGCCCTCAACGACATCATCAATCAGCAGGCCGCCATGATCAGTTTCAACAACGATTTTCTGCTCATGAGCGTGCTTTCCGTCATTGCCCTGCCGCTGGTATTTCTGATGAAGCGGCCGATTTATTCCAAGCCCCCGGGTGGCCCGGGAGCGGCAGCCGACAGCACCGCTCCCGCGCGTGCGCCGCTGCCCGGGCGTGAAAACGTACCGGCCACCGCGAATGTTAGCGATTAG
- a CDS encoding trimeric intracellular cation channel family protein, with amino-acid sequence MIHILLTVLDLGGTFVFAISGAAAAVKHRLDIFGVMVLAFAAGNAGGITRDLLIGAVPPAAIANWSYLGVSILAGFVVYFWYPLIARLNNPVLWFDAVGLAFFAVAGTEKALMFQLNPVMAALLGMLTGIGGGMLRDVLVNEIPAVLRADLYALAALAGAVVVVAGHLLGLHPLGPAVIGGLLCFALRFMAIRYGWHLPSARHPALKAPRGPGDDNGR; translated from the coding sequence GTGATTCACATTCTGTTGACAGTACTGGACCTGGGCGGCACGTTCGTGTTTGCCATCAGCGGTGCGGCGGCCGCGGTCAAGCACCGGCTGGATATTTTCGGCGTCATGGTGTTGGCGTTCGCCGCGGGCAACGCCGGCGGCATCACCCGCGATCTCCTGATCGGCGCCGTGCCACCGGCAGCCATTGCCAACTGGAGTTACCTCGGCGTATCCATCCTCGCCGGTTTTGTAGTGTATTTCTGGTATCCGCTGATTGCGCGCCTGAATAACCCGGTGTTGTGGTTCGATGCCGTGGGTCTGGCGTTTTTCGCGGTCGCCGGTACGGAGAAAGCCCTGATGTTTCAGCTCAATCCGGTGATGGCGGCGCTGCTTGGCATGCTGACTGGTATCGGCGGCGGCATGCTGCGTGATGTGTTGGTCAATGAAATTCCCGCCGTGCTGCGCGCCGATCTCTATGCGCTCGCGGCGCTGGCCGGTGCCGTCGTGGTGGTAGCGGGCCATCTGCTGGGCCTGCATCCGCTAGGGCCAGCGGTGATCGGCGGACTCCTGTGTTTCGCGCTGCGCTTCATGGCGATTCGCTACGGCTGGCATCTGCCCTCGGCACGTCATCCGGCCCTGAAGGCACCGCGCGGTCCGGGAGATGATAACGGCCGCTGA
- a CDS encoding class III extradiol ring-cleavage dioxygenase → MPALPTLFISHGSPMLAVDESQPAHGFLRNLGGTLPRPEAILVISAHWETAAPRVNGAVHLDTIHDFYGFPEPLYELRYPAPGNHALAKDVARQLGPPAGVDLVRGLDHGAWVPLLLMYPKHDIPVLQLSLQTPLGPAHHLKIGEALKPLREQGVLILASGGATHNLREYFHASDDHKPYEDFADWLHDTLTRGDHEALLNYRQRAPQAAHCHPTEEHFLPLFAALGAGGPKVRRLHHSFDRTLCMDAYIFED, encoded by the coding sequence ATGCCCGCACTGCCCACCCTGTTCATTTCCCACGGCTCGCCCATGCTGGCGGTGGATGAGAGCCAGCCCGCGCACGGTTTCCTGCGTAATCTTGGCGGCACGCTGCCGCGCCCCGAGGCCATCCTGGTGATTTCGGCGCATTGGGAGACCGCGGCTCCCCGCGTTAATGGAGCTGTGCACCTCGACACTATCCACGATTTTTACGGCTTTCCCGAGCCCCTCTATGAGTTGCGATATCCGGCGCCGGGCAATCACGCGCTCGCCAAGGACGTGGCGCGCCAGCTCGGCCCGCCGGCGGGTGTGGATTTGGTGCGCGGGTTGGATCACGGCGCCTGGGTACCGCTGCTGCTCATGTATCCCAAGCATGACATTCCCGTATTGCAACTCTCACTGCAAACCCCGCTCGGCCCGGCGCATCATCTGAAAATCGGCGAAGCGCTCAAACCCCTGCGAGAACAGGGCGTGCTGATTCTCGCCAGTGGCGGCGCTACCCACAATCTGCGCGAGTATTTTCATGCCAGCGACGACCACAAGCCTTACGAAGATTTTGCGGACTGGCTGCACGATACGCTGACGCGCGGCGACCACGAAGCATTGTTAAATTACCGTCAACGCGCCCCGCAGGCGGCACACTGCCATCCGACCGAAGAACATTTCCTGCCGCTGTTCGCGGCCCTCGGCGCCGGTGGACCCAAAGTGCGGCGTCTGCACCACAGCTTCGACCGCACACTCTGTATGGACGCCTACATCTTCGAGGACTAG
- a CDS encoding TonB C-terminal domain-containing protein, whose protein sequence is MRARILTMLSIAGLLAGCAIAPAVPYWQNPDWVNSLAAAVKHNVKYPHSAAAQDFPSGTAIVTFIYYKGNLLEPHVVQSTGSSVLDEAITEQIPKIKPPQAAGLNADTPHAFQMTITMSPYVASLRLALRQALAAHIRYPILAERNGSGGLLIAYFEYRDGEILNPKIQKSSGNIGLDQAVLRELQTATLPKPPDWLKDKTFSFTVPYCFASGFSACAYTETRIRYVPVGESSSPSKPPCAVVGYEYKNGTISNVHLIKSSGEADFDKRTLAEAAEGKLPDPSKRFDRAVTDYTVPVCGHSSSAPAPSNSNPG, encoded by the coding sequence ATGCGAGCAAGAATCCTGACGATGCTATCGATTGCAGGTCTTTTGGCCGGCTGTGCCATCGCGCCTGCAGTCCCCTATTGGCAAAACCCGGACTGGGTCAATTCGCTGGCCGCCGCCGTGAAGCACAACGTGAAATATCCACATTCCGCAGCTGCGCAGGATTTCCCTTCCGGCACGGCCATCGTCACGTTCATCTACTACAAAGGCAATTTACTCGAACCCCACGTTGTGCAATCCACCGGCTCGTCGGTATTGGACGAGGCCATTACCGAGCAGATACCCAAAATCAAACCACCGCAGGCCGCAGGATTGAACGCGGATACACCACACGCCTTCCAAATGACAATTACCATGTCGCCATACGTCGCCAGCTTACGCCTAGCCTTACGTCAGGCCCTCGCCGCGCACATTCGATATCCAATTCTGGCGGAACGCAATGGATCCGGTGGCTTGCTAATAGCGTATTTTGAATACAGGGACGGAGAAATTCTGAATCCGAAAATCCAGAAGTCCAGCGGCAACATTGGATTGGATCAGGCCGTGCTCCGGGAATTGCAGACTGCAACTCTCCCCAAACCCCCGGACTGGCTCAAGGACAAGACCTTCAGTTTCACGGTTCCTTACTGCTTCGCCAGCGGCTTCAGCGCTTGTGCCTACACCGAGACGCGGATCCGCTATGTACCTGTCGGCGAATCTAGTTCGCCGTCCAAACCGCCCTGCGCTGTAGTCGGGTATGAATACAAGAATGGGACCATTTCCAACGTACACCTCATCAAATCGAGCGGCGAGGCTGACTTTGACAAGCGTACCTTGGCCGAAGCAGCTGAAGGCAAGCTACCCGATCCGTCGAAGCGATTTGATCGTGCGGTCACTGACTACACCGTGCCGGTATGCGGCCACAGCAGCTCCGCGCCGGCGCCATCAAACTCCAATCCAGGCTGA
- a CDS encoding alkaline phosphatase family protein has translation MSSRRDFHRALLAALMLFGLIIAAWAQAAQADAALHWRPAHVVVVIEENKSFSTIIGNPEAPYLNQLAKQGLLFTDAHGIVHPSQPNYVALFAGSTYGLTDDSCPHDLTGPTLASELLAKKLSFAIYSESMPNSGFTGCSADKGLYRRKHNPVADFQAALPASVNLTFSAFPSDYAKLPTVAFVVPNMMNDMHDGTIAEGDRWLKVHLSRYAEWAKSHNSLLVVTWDESDARSMTNQIPLIVVGAGLKPAHSGQFVDHYSLLRTLEDFYVLKPLGHRAKTIPATLLP, from the coding sequence ATGTCCAGCCGTCGTGATTTTCACAGAGCGCTGCTGGCCGCGTTGATGCTTTTCGGCCTGATTATCGCCGCCTGGGCGCAAGCCGCACAGGCGGACGCTGCCTTACACTGGCGGCCCGCGCATGTCGTGGTGGTGATTGAGGAAAACAAATCCTTTTCCACCATCATCGGTAATCCGGAAGCACCCTATCTCAATCAACTGGCGAAACAGGGGCTGTTGTTCACGGACGCACACGGAATCGTGCATCCCAGCCAGCCGAACTACGTGGCACTGTTTGCCGGTTCGACTTATGGTCTGACGGACGACTCCTGTCCGCATGATCTGACCGGGCCCACGCTGGCGAGCGAACTCCTGGCGAAAAAGCTGAGCTTTGCCATTTATTCGGAAAGCATGCCCAACTCCGGATTTACCGGCTGCAGCGCCGACAAAGGACTCTATCGCCGCAAGCACAATCCGGTGGCGGATTTTCAGGCTGCCTTGCCGGCGTCGGTAAATCTGACGTTCAGCGCGTTCCCGAGTGACTATGCCAAGTTACCGACCGTGGCTTTCGTGGTTCCCAACATGATGAACGACATGCACGACGGCACCATCGCCGAAGGTGATCGCTGGCTGAAAGTGCATCTGAGTCGTTACGCAGAATGGGCCAAATCACATAACAGCCTGCTGGTCGTTACCTGGGACGAAAGCGATGCCCGCAGTATGACCAACCAGATACCGCTGATTGTCGTTGGCGCAGGACTCAAACCTGCCCACAGCGGGCAGTTCGTGGATCACTACAGCCTGCTGCGCACACTGGAGGATTTTTACGTTCTGAAGCCGCTTGGCCACCGCGCCAAGACAATACCCGCCACGCTTCTGCCGTGA
- a CDS encoding NAD(P)H-dependent oxidoreductase, translated as MHKPCDVAVLVGSLRKESFNRKVANALAELAPPELKLEIVAIGLLPLYNQDLDTADPPAAWKSFRERVGRAEAVLFVTPEYNRGIPAPLKNAIDVGSRPYGHSVWNGKPGAVVSVSPGAIGGFGANHHLRQSLVFLNVPVMQQPEAYIGGADKLFDANDKLVNDGTRKFLQGFMQSFAAWISTNAK; from the coding sequence GTGCATAAACCATGCGATGTCGCAGTGTTGGTCGGCAGCCTGCGCAAAGAATCCTTTAACCGCAAGGTAGCGAATGCGCTTGCAGAACTTGCGCCGCCGGAGCTGAAACTGGAGATCGTGGCGATTGGCCTATTACCGCTGTACAACCAAGATTTGGATACCGCTGATCCTCCCGCCGCCTGGAAGAGTTTCCGTGAGCGCGTCGGACGCGCCGAGGCGGTGCTGTTCGTCACGCCTGAGTACAACCGCGGGATTCCCGCGCCTTTGAAGAACGCCATTGATGTGGGCTCGCGGCCCTACGGCCATAGTGTCTGGAACGGTAAGCCCGGTGCCGTGGTCAGTGTCTCGCCCGGCGCCATCGGCGGCTTCGGCGCGAACCATCACTTACGGCAGTCACTGGTATTTCTGAATGTGCCGGTGATGCAGCAGCCGGAAGCCTATATCGGCGGCGCAGACAAACTGTTTGATGCCAACGACAAGCTTGTCAATGATGGAACGCGCAAGTTTTTGCAGGGGTTCATGCAGTCGTTCGCCGCCTGGATCTCGACAAACGCCAAATAA
- a CDS encoding DUF2630 family protein, which translates to MHKEITDQSVLQHIERLVAEEERLNATPEQASASQQRLKEIGVSLDRCWDLLRQRRALREFGRDPDKAQVRAAEVVEKYKQ; encoded by the coding sequence ATGCACAAAGAAATAACCGATCAGAGCGTGCTTCAGCACATCGAGCGCTTGGTGGCAGAGGAGGAGCGGCTCAATGCCACGCCGGAGCAGGCGTCCGCCAGCCAGCAGCGCTTGAAGGAAATCGGCGTGTCGCTGGATCGTTGTTGGGATCTGCTGCGCCAGCGCCGCGCGCTGCGGGAATTCGGGCGTGACCCGGACAAGGCGCAAGTGCGCGCGGCCGAGGTCGTGGAAAAATACAAGCAGTAA